A genomic segment from Campylobacter sp. MG1 encodes:
- a CDS encoding conjugal transfer protein TraL, which yields MTKIHFILNGKGGIGKSFISSLLCQYFLYNKESILAIDTDPNNTTLCNIKALNANFLKLIDDDGKFNVREFDKIIELAYSKEKKNYIIDSGATTFIPLIDYLKENEIISLLKNEKIEIYFHVPIVGGQAQDDTILGLVQLINNFDCNFIVWCNEYHGSLNNFENTQEYNAIKEKINALIYLKQFSKDTYGKDLLELTSKNLTFDESLKDKSFSLMSKQRLKIFRDKVFEQIKIIL from the coding sequence ATGACTAAAATTCATTTTATTTTAAATGGAAAAGGTGGTATAGGTAAAAGTTTTATAAGCTCTTTATTATGCCAATATTTTTTGTATAATAAAGAAAGTATATTAGCAATAGATACTGACCCAAATAATACTACATTATGTAATATAAAAGCATTAAATGCAAATTTTTTAAAACTAATAGATGATGATGGTAAATTTAATGTAAGAGAATTTGATAAGATAATTGAACTAGCATATTCTAAAGAAAAGAAAAACTATATTATAGATTCAGGTGCTACTACATTTATCCCATTAATTGATTATCTAAAAGAAAATGAAATTATATCTTTATTAAAAAATGAAAAAATAGAAATATATTTTCACGTTCCAATAGTTGGCGGACAAGCTCAAGATGATACGATTTTAGGCTTAGTTCAGTTAATAAATAATTTTGATTGCAATTTTATTGTTTGGTGTAATGAATATCACGGCTCTTTAAATAATTTTGAAAATACCCAAGAATATAACGCCATAAAAGAAAAAATAAACGCATTAATATATTTAAAACAATTTAGCAAAGATACTTACGGAAAGGACCTACTAGAACTAACTTCAAAAAATCTAACTTTTGATGAAAGTTTAAAAGATAAAAGTTTTTCTCTTATGTCAAAACAAAGACTGAAAATATTTAGAGATAAAGTATTTGAACAAATTAAAATTATATTATAA
- a CDS encoding Fic/DOC family protein produces the protein MKDIETYFEELVTKNKLGIEDFKEFDKISRKYTTSREREIYLKPLKGNFDYKHLKAIHKHIFQDVFHWAGKDRFELNLLTPMCKGNSVFCNGQFIPNEANRIFSNLEKQNYFKNCKSIDELAKNLAEFMGDLNALHPFREGNGRTQRIFINQLTQNAGYKLDLRLIDKDKMIDASIKAMDCDYRKLETLIKVNLKSFKQNLEKEQSQGIGY, from the coding sequence ATGAAAGACATTGAAACATATTTTGAAGAATTGGTAACTAAAAACAAATTAGGCATAGAAGATTTTAAAGAGTTTGATAAAATATCTAGAAAATACACTACATCAAGAGAAAGAGAAATTTATTTAAAACCATTAAAAGGAAATTTTGATTATAAGCATTTAAAAGCAATTCATAAACATATTTTTCAAGATGTGTTTCATTGGGCTGGTAAGGATAGATTTGAACTTAATTTATTAACACCTATGTGCAAAGGAAATAGTGTGTTTTGTAATGGGCAATTTATACCAAATGAAGCAAATCGTATTTTTTCTAATTTAGAAAAACAAAACTATTTTAAAAATTGCAAAAGCATTGATGAATTAGCAAAAAATTTAGCTGAATTTATGGGAGATTTAAATGCCTTACACCCATTTAGAGAAGGTAATGGAAGAACCCAAAGAATATTTATAAATCAATTAACTCAAAACGCAGGTTATAAATTAGACCTAAGATTAATTGATAAAGACAAAATGATAGATGCAAGTATAAAGGCTATGGATTGTGATTATAGAAAACTTGAAACCCTTATTAAAGTTAATTTAAAAAGTTTTAAACAAAACCTTGAAAAAGAGCAATCGCAAGGAATAGGATATTAA
- a CDS encoding S26 family signal peptidase, giving the protein MKNICKSITKIIKYLILSLATFVLIVTPLFFSFGLVINTTKSMPLGLYKKIDGPLVKEDLVMLKIPTTNEYLIKKIAAAKGDLIEINSNGVYINNMALLKYKIANSTQIKLSIILFSPINNIITS; this is encoded by the coding sequence ATGAAAAATATTTGTAAATCAATAACGAAAATAATTAAATATCTAATACTTAGCTTAGCTACATTTGTTTTAATAGTTACTCCTTTATTTTTTTCTTTTGGTTTAGTTATTAATACAACAAAGTCAATGCCCTTAGGCTTATATAAAAAAATAGATGGGCCATTAGTTAAAGAAGACTTAGTTATGTTAAAAATTCCTACTACAAATGAATATCTTATAAAAAAAATTGCAGCTGCTAAAGGAGATTTGATTGAGATTAATTCTAATGGCGTTTATATTAATAATATGGCTCTGTTAAAATATAAGATTGCTAATTCTACACAAATAAAATTATCTATAATCTTATTTAGTCCTATAAATAATATCATTACAAGTTGA
- a CDS encoding restriction endonuclease subunit S, with the protein MKIDTSGWKRFSIADIFETKKLGKKVQIPTGASVSEKDLKSGNIPRISASNFNNGIIGYFTSSHKNYRVYENFISVSFLGTVFYQESKASLDMKVHCLKPKDHELNTYTATFLVSVLRSEIGKILYDDQISSTSILKLSFMLPAKKYGDFYEPDYKYMQDFMQKIEKKVNDSFLNLQVEPKEIENIDLASWKEFSIDELGFIKYHGKRLKKADRIDGDTPFLTAGKENQGVATYVDSSKLDTYLNAITIDMFGNCFYHRGKYAGDDNIYFLVNHKLSENCKIFIACCINNFCKEKYDFSNQFRQSDLDSLAVLLPSKIQNDNVYEPDYEYMQSFIKNIYKCSKIELNILKF; encoded by the coding sequence ATGAAAATTGATACAAGTGGTTGGAAAAGGTTTTCTATAGCCGATATATTTGAAACAAAAAAACTTGGCAAAAAAGTTCAAATTCCAACAGGTGCAAGTGTGAGTGAAAAAGATTTAAAAAGCGGTAATATCCCTCGTATTAGTGCTTCAAATTTCAATAATGGTATTATAGGCTATTTTACTTCATCTCATAAAAATTACAGAGTATATGAAAACTTTATTAGTGTGTCGTTTTTAGGAACTGTTTTTTATCAAGAAAGCAAAGCTTCTCTTGATATGAAAGTCCATTGCTTAAAACCAAAAGACCACGAACTAAATACATACACTGCAACTTTTTTAGTTTCAGTTTTAAGAAGTGAAATAGGAAAAATCTTATATGATGACCAAATTTCATCAACTTCAATCCTAAAATTATCCTTTATGTTACCTGCTAAAAAATATGGCGATTTTTATGAACCTGATTATAAATATATGCAAGATTTTATGCAAAAAATTGAAAAAAAAGTCAATGATAGTTTTTTAAATTTACAAGTAGAACCAAAAGAAATAGAAAATATTGATTTAGCGAGTTGGAAAGAATTTAGTATAGATGAATTAGGTTTTATAAAATATCACGGTAAAAGATTAAAAAAAGCAGATAGGATAGACGGAGATACACCTTTTCTTACAGCAGGTAAGGAAAATCAAGGAGTTGCAACTTATGTAGATAGTAGCAAATTAGATACTTATCTTAACGCCATAACTATTGATATGTTCGGAAACTGCTTTTATCACAGAGGTAAATATGCGGGGGACGATAATATATATTTTTTGGTTAATCATAAGCTATCGGAAAATTGTAAAATTTTTATAGCTTGTTGTATAAATAATTTTTGCAAAGAAAAGTATGATTTTAGTAATCAATTTAGACAATCTGATTTAGATAGTCTTGCAGTTCTTTTACCTAGTAAGATACAAAACGACAATGTATATGAACCTGATTATGAATATATGCAAAGTTTCATAAAGAATATTTATAAATGTTCAAAAATAGAACTTAATATCTTAAAATTTTAA
- a CDS encoding HsdM family class I SAM-dependent methyltransferase, with translation MSYKTEDEVRDEARKILKFDDDEKGVKQGVGQITSFKQLGFKVGTKDKPDGWYLPNNKVKVAIVLSTKSEKEDIDKDDWIKDIEKYTNTILSQYKKVVGILYNGIKTRVFLNGVERTDIINDLQPKTFYIKLFDIDKIDKNLIYKLTKRINDLLHFKFGVKNLYHRMIFTACALVAQRYDGALLGVKGLGYAPFHTLIHSTLSKSLQEDRKINQKLDLLLEVFSEVKMNFTENQEAIDDFIDCVCEISECVNSDFWQGEDVMGIFFNEFNRYKKKSDNGQVFTPDHITSFMYRLIDINKDDYVFDGACGSGAFLVKAMSKQIKQAGGVNSAEAEIIKKYHLYGFENDREIIALAYANMMIHKDGKTNLFHIDTRSDEAKELIKEKLGGGRMPLKF, from the coding sequence ATGAGTTATAAAACAGAGGACGAAGTAAGAGACGAGGCAAGAAAAATTTTAAAATTTGATGATGATGAAAAAGGTGTCAAGCAAGGGGTGGGACAAATAACAAGCTTTAAACAATTAGGCTTTAAAGTTGGAACAAAAGATAAGCCTGACGGCTGGTATCTACCAAACAACAAAGTCAAGGTTGCCATCGTGTTAAGCACAAAAAGTGAAAAAGAGGACATTGATAAAGATGATTGGATAAAAGATATAGAAAAATATACAAATACTATCCTTTCCCAATATAAAAAAGTAGTTGGAATTTTGTATAATGGTATTAAAACTAGGGTATTTTTAAATGGTGTGGAAAGAACTGATATAATAAACGACCTGCAACCAAAAACATTTTATATAAAGCTTTTTGATATAGACAAAATTGATAAAAATTTAATATATAAACTCACTAAACGCATAAATGATTTACTTCATTTTAAATTTGGTGTTAAAAACTTATACCATAGAATGATTTTTACTGCTTGTGCTTTAGTAGCACAAAGATATGACGGAGCTCTTTTAGGTGTAAAAGGTTTAGGATATGCACCATTTCATACATTAATTCATAGCACTTTAAGTAAATCATTGCAAGAAGATAGAAAAATAAATCAAAAACTTGATTTGTTGTTAGAAGTTTTTAGTGAAGTAAAAATGAACTTTACAGAAAACCAAGAAGCTATAGATGACTTTATAGATTGTGTTTGTGAAATTAGCGAGTGTGTTAATTCTGATTTTTGGCAAGGTGAAGATGTTATGGGTATATTTTTTAACGAGTTTAATCGTTATAAGAAAAAGAGTGATAACGGACAAGTTTTTACACCAGACCATATAACAAGCTTTATGTATCGTCTTATAGATATAAATAAAGATGATTATGTATTTGACGGAGCGTGTGGTAGTGGTGCATTTTTGGTAAAGGCAATGAGTAAGCAAATTAAACAAGCAGGTGGCGTAAATTCTGCTGAAGCTGAAATAATTAAAAAATATCACTTGTATGGATTTGAGAACGATAGAGAAATAATTGCACTAGCTTATGCAAATATGATGATACATAAAGATGGAAAAACAAATTTGTTTCATATAGATACAAGGAGCGACGAAGCAAAAGAGTTAATAAAAGAAAAATTAGGGGGGGGGAGAATGCCGTTAAAGTTTTAA
- a CDS encoding IS1595 family transposase, translated as MATSSTELEIVKQLFNTLSDDDKKSFLKSIKNKEKPEKKITFTKEIKECPYCKSTHFKKNGTRNNGKQSFFCLDCKKSFVASNNTILYGVKKDLSVWKKYIHCMIEKYSLRKTAEICGISLPTAFVWRHKILDALQEMQNKVKLNGIVEADETFLPISYKGHHKDFNFPRLAKKRGTSATLRGLSKEQVCISCAINHNGLSISKVSNLGKPKLVNLLNVLANKIAKNSIFVTDSFRAYLKVASDLDLNHIRIPRNKYTCGSFNIQTINNYHSKLKAMIVYNFKGVSTKYLNNYLVYHNFVNFAKENRKDKERILLKHILNNNCISKNINIANRLAVPLLVA; from the coding sequence ATGGCAACTTCAAGTACAGAGCTTGAAATAGTAAAACAGCTTTTTAATACTCTTAGTGATGATGATAAAAAATCCTTTCTAAAATCTATCAAAAACAAAGAAAAACCAGAGAAAAAAATTACATTTACCAAAGAGATTAAAGAGTGTCCGTATTGTAAATCCACTCATTTTAAAAAGAATGGCACAAGAAATAATGGTAAGCAGAGTTTTTTTTGTCTTGATTGCAAAAAATCTTTTGTAGCTTCAAACAACACTATATTATATGGCGTTAAAAAGGACTTATCAGTATGGAAAAAATACATCCATTGTATGATAGAAAAATATTCACTAAGAAAAACTGCTGAAATTTGTGGTATTTCATTACCCACTGCTTTTGTTTGGCGACACAAAATCCTAGATGCCTTACAAGAAATGCAAAACAAAGTTAAACTTAATGGTATCGTTGAAGCCGATGAAACATTTTTACCTATCTCTTATAAAGGTCATCACAAGGATTTTAATTTTCCACGCTTAGCAAAGAAAAGAGGCACAAGTGCAACTTTGCGTGGATTATCTAAAGAGCAGGTTTGTATATCTTGTGCTATAAATCATAATGGATTGTCTATTTCTAAAGTATCAAATTTAGGCAAACCAAAATTAGTAAATTTATTAAATGTATTAGCTAATAAAATAGCTAAAAATAGTATTTTTGTAACAGATAGTTTTAGAGCCTATTTAAAAGTAGCGTCCGATTTAGATTTAAACCATATAAGAATACCACGCAATAAATATACTTGTGGGAGTTTTAATATTCAAACTATTAATAATTATCATAGCAAACTAAAAGCTATGATAGTTTATAATTTTAAAGGTGTATCAACTAAATACCTAAATAACTATCTTGTGTATCATAATTTTGTAAATTTTGCAAAAGAAAATAGAAAAGATAAAGAACGAATTTTACTAAAACACATACTAAATAACAATTGTATAAGTAAAAACATAAATATAGCAAATAGACTTGCTGTACCATTGTTAGTGGCGTAA
- a CDS encoding zeta toxin family protein: MKIDENIFNIIWSDLKKDYIIPVNNPKAFVLGGQPGAGKSKLIKLIEQELNSNVIVINGDDYRKYHPDYANLQATYGKDSPKHTATFAGMITEMILDKAIKNKLNVVIEGTFRTATTPIKTLQLFKDNGYNTNVLIQTCHKDISWKSCLERYEKMLETNPAEARFTDKAHHDIVVDNLANNIKEVQKSGLVDNIKIYSRILDKKTGNFNQIEIYNSDLKPKVNIATINKYLGLERNISVENSYNFD, translated from the coding sequence ATGAAAATTGATGAGAATATTTTTAATATAATATGGTCAGATTTAAAAAAAGATTATATTATACCCGTTAATAATCCTAAAGCATTTGTTTTAGGTGGTCAGCCAGGTGCTGGTAAATCAAAACTAATCAAGCTTATTGAACAAGAGCTTAATAGCAATGTTATCGTAATAAATGGAGATGATTATAGAAAATATCATCCAGATTATGCTAATTTACAAGCTACTTATGGTAAAGATTCACCTAAACACACTGCTACATTTGCAGGAATGATTACTGAAATGATTTTAGATAAAGCTATCAAAAATAAATTAAATGTAGTAATTGAAGGAACTTTTAGAACCGCTACTACACCAATTAAAACACTACAATTATTTAAAGATAATGGTTATAACACAAATGTATTAATTCAAACTTGCCATAAAGATATTAGTTGGAAATCTTGTCTTGAAAGATATGAAAAAATGTTAGAAACAAATCCAGCTGAAGCTAGATTTACAGATAAAGCTCATCACGATATAGTAGTTGATAATCTAGCAAATAATATTAAAGAAGTTCAAAAATCAGGCCTAGTTGATAATATTAAAATCTATTCAAGGATTTTAGATAAAAAAACTGGTAATTTTAATCAAATTGAAATTTATAATAGTGATTTAAAACCTAAAGTTAATATTGCAACCATTAATAAATATTTAGGTTTAGAAAGAAATATAAGCGTAGAAAATTCATATAATTTTGATTAA
- a CDS encoding conjugal transfer protein TraM — MDKKQIIDEIAKKHHLILDENDPIFAIVTANEIMFDDYIKQLEKTQIKNKADLESYKQSLISDIQEEFKKHHQILQELKLNKISNSNYNQLQNEKNIDFNKKNIFIAFIIGQIIFLLIGLIIGILL, encoded by the coding sequence ATGGATAAAAAGCAAATTATAGATGAAATAGCAAAAAAACATCATTTGATATTAGATGAAAATGACCCTATTTTTGCAATCGTTACAGCTAATGAAATTATGTTTGATGATTATATAAAGCAGCTTGAAAAGACACAAATAAAAAATAAAGCTGATTTAGAAAGCTATAAACAAAGTTTAATAAGTGATATCCAAGAAGAGTTTAAAAAACATCATCAAATTTTACAAGAACTGAAATTAAATAAAATTTCAAATTCAAATTATAACCAACTCCAAAATGAAAAAAATATAGACTTTAATAAAAAAAATATTTTTATAGCTTTTATTATAGGTCAGATTATATTTTTACTTATTGGTTTAATTATAGGTATATTATTATAG
- a CDS encoding AAA family ATPase: MVISIINEKGGSGKTTLAVNLAARLTLDGDSVLLIDADPQKSTEVFSDMRSQNNLKPIFSNVCKTGVSLGDEIKLMKDKFDSIIIDTGGRDSKEMRKAILNSNIVIIPTLPSQYDVSVLYHMFELIIEAKEFNENLLVFVVTNRVSPNPFLQKDLQNLQNYIKDLQVEKNISDIYLLDSVIYERQAYRKAVIEGKSINEFDNSKASEDFEQFYQELLEKTNKFIKG; this comes from the coding sequence ATGGTAATTTCAATAATTAATGAAAAAGGTGGCAGTGGTAAAACCACATTAGCTGTAAATTTAGCAGCTAGACTTACTTTAGATGGCGATAGTGTTTTATTAATTGATGCCGACCCACAAAAATCAACCGAAGTATTTTCAGATATGAGAAGTCAAAACAATCTAAAACCTATATTTAGTAATGTATGCAAAACTGGTGTAAGTTTAGGTGATGAAATAAAACTTATGAAAGATAAATTTGATTCAATTATTATTGATACTGGTGGTCGTGATAGTAAAGAAATGAGAAAGGCAATTTTAAATTCTAATATAGTTATAATCCCAACATTACCTAGTCAATATGATGTTAGTGTTTTGTATCATATGTTTGAATTAATCATAGAAGCTAAAGAATTTAATGAAAATTTATTAGTTTTTGTAGTAACAAATAGAGTTTCTCCTAATCCATTCTTACAAAAAGATTTACAAAATTTACAAAACTATATAAAAGACTTGCAAGTTGAAAAAAATATTAGTGATATATATTTACTTGATAGTGTAATTTATGAAAGACAAGCATATAGAAAAGCTGTTATTGAAGGTAAAAGCATAAATGAATTTGATAATTCTAAAGCAAGTGAAGATTTTGAACAATTTTATCAAGAATTATTAGAAAAAACAAATAAATTTATAAAAGGATAA
- a CDS encoding Abi family protein, producing MKYNLKLSDQVKFFYDKNILIDDDSNGDNINKKEVFKILKERNYFFKFKTFNKCYEKDNNGIYKNLDFKSLHRFNILDASFRSLVLELSLICEHLLKTKINYLCTTNNQDDGYNSVKDFLKNYMPNELKRYHNGKKNYYTESFMTKYSSNFAVWNLLEILTFSETLDFYNFYINKYYKGKDLKQLILNELYAVKNLRNAAAHNNCILYLLGGNLQKLGNKYTNNNQQPKGYSYNIKYILYKNNMNDDLGREFLLHDFLCLVYVFNKLCPTSQLKENGKKSIENFFINCEKKVWFKIPRIIKYRYLFVKKATKIILK from the coding sequence ATGAAATATAATTTAAAATTAAGCGACCAAGTTAAATTTTTTTACGATAAAAATATTTTAATAGATGATGATAGTAATGGTGATAATATAAACAAAAAAGAAGTATTTAAAATTTTAAAAGAAAGAAATTATTTTTTTAAATTTAAAACTTTTAATAAATGTTATGAAAAAGATAATAATGGCATATATAAAAATTTAGATTTTAAGTCTTTACATAGGTTTAATATTTTAGATGCAAGTTTTAGGTCATTAGTATTGGAGTTGTCTCTTATATGCGAACATTTATTAAAAACAAAAATTAATTATTTATGCACTACTAATAATCAAGATGATGGATATAATAGTGTAAAAGATTTTTTAAAAAACTATATGCCAAATGAATTAAAAAGATACCATAATGGTAAAAAAAATTATTATACCGAGTCTTTTATGACAAAATATAGCTCTAATTTTGCAGTATGGAATCTTTTGGAAATTTTAACATTTAGTGAAACATTAGATTTTTATAATTTTTATATAAATAAATATTATAAAGGTAAAGATTTAAAACAATTGATACTTAATGAATTATATGCAGTTAAAAATTTAAGAAATGCTGCGGCACATAATAATTGTATTTTGTATTTACTAGGGGGAAATTTACAAAAATTAGGAAATAAATATACAAATAATAATCAACAACCTAAAGGATATTCATATAATATAAAATATATTTTATATAAAAATAATATGAATGATGATTTGGGTAGAGAATTTTTATTGCACGACTTTTTATGTTTAGTATATGTATTTAATAAATTATGTCCGACAAGCCAGTTAAAAGAAAATGGTAAAAAATCAATAGAAAATTTCTTTATAAATTGCGAAAAAAAAGTATGGTTTAAAATTCCTAGAATAATAAAATACCGATATTTATTTGTTAAAAAAGCAACTAAAATAATACTTAAGTAG
- a CDS encoding LPD7 domain-containing protein gives MVYENNQSKMIDKGDFLKLKVDIKDKDFILDSLLKSMERFGRVLDINGSDDFKKLILDVANEYNLDIEFKDLAMNKLYKANQSHKQVLKTKNILLKIVDLQIKNINKDDSIDNKKKEKIIKSFNKTKEKLLNTNATFFAGEFKKLGFDYNDIDSFETYEVNIQIDGFKVNDINNNGLKAMNNYLLNNIKDEEELKKINKFLSIFDKSDKIVDITKGFYENRKVDVDEFINKYNMQLEKLDKKANAIKLDSELNIKIIDDMYHKLKKQSKYDLKVEIIESNDINLNDF, from the coding sequence ATGGTATATGAAAATAATCAAAGTAAAATGATAGATAAAGGAGATTTTTTAAAACTTAAAGTAGATATTAAAGATAAAGATTTTATTTTAGATTCTCTTTTAAAATCAATGGAGAGATTTGGGCGTGTTTTAGATATTAATGGTAGCGATGATTTTAAAAAACTAATATTAGATGTAGCAAATGAATATAATTTAGATATTGAATTTAAAGACTTAGCTATGAATAAATTATATAAAGCAAACCAAAGTCATAAACAAGTTTTAAAAACTAAAAATATATTACTAAAAATAGTTGATTTACAAATTAAAAATATAAATAAAGATGATAGTATTGATAATAAAAAGAAGGAAAAAATAATAAAATCATTTAATAAAACAAAGGAAAAATTATTAAATACTAATGCAACTTTTTTTGCTGGAGAATTTAAAAAACTTGGTTTTGATTATAATGATATAGATTCTTTTGAAACCTATGAAGTTAATATACAAATTGATGGATTTAAAGTTAATGATATAAATAATAATGGTTTAAAAGCTATGAATAATTATTTATTAAACAATATAAAAGATGAAGAAGAATTAAAAAAAATTAATAAGTTTTTAAGTATTTTTGATAAATCAGATAAAATCGTAGATATTACTAAAGGTTTTTATGAAAACAGAAAAGTTGATGTTGATGAATTTATAAATAAATACAATATGCAGCTTGAAAAATTAGACAAAAAAGCTAATGCAATTAAATTAGATAGTGAATTAAATATAAAAATTATTGATGATATGTATCATAAACTCAAAAAACAATCTAAATATGATTTAAAAGTTGAAATCATAGAAAGTAATGATATAAATTTAAATGATTTTTAA
- a CDS encoding UDP-N-acetylmuramoyl-tripeptide--D-alanyl-D-alanine ligase has protein sequence MIYIVSFVFSFLMLYYLALVLQLNNYKFKRVLFNFSKKRWHFYYLIAPFLLYVITCDINHFLALGVAIIYLLALIFLAKNIDKPLVFTARIKRLFLFNLLGAFVFTPIHFYYKLDPHTLDIIIFAFLLSYICEYFVNKSFYDKAYNKISNLKDCKVVLITASYGKTSIKHYLASITQNYFKIHYAKGSINTLLGLIKDINENLDLNTNLLIIEAGARKKGDIEEITKLVRPHYVIIGQIGTAHLEYFKNIENTKEVKKEALKSTRLELAITHSSVGESFSYDSALSEIKASLDGLSFKCNDEKYFANLLGSFNASNLCACIYLAKALGLNYEQISKEIANLKATEHRLQIISREPKFIIDDGFNGNYDGMSDSYRIIKDYNLGKKVLVSPGIIEASEELNKKLCEVINECFDLAIITSETNARIYDENLKIKKIILKDKAKLIETLANETKEKDLIIFSNDAHNFI, from the coding sequence ATGATTTATATAGTTTCTTTTGTGTTTTCTTTTTTGATGCTTTATTATTTAGCTTTAGTATTGCAGTTAAATAATTATAAATTTAAAAGAGTTTTATTTAATTTTTCTAAAAAGCGTTGGCATTTTTATTATCTAATAGCACCATTTTTACTCTATGTAATTACTTGTGATATTAATCATTTTTTAGCCTTAGGAGTAGCTATAATTTATCTTTTAGCTTTAATTTTTTTAGCAAAAAATATTGATAAACCCTTAGTATTTACAGCTAGAATTAAGAGATTATTTTTATTTAATTTATTAGGTGCTTTTGTATTTACCCCAATTCATTTTTATTACAAACTTGACCCACATACCTTAGATATTATAATTTTTGCATTTTTACTTTCGTATATTTGTGAGTATTTTGTAAATAAGAGTTTTTATGATAAAGCTTACAATAAAATAAGCAATTTAAAAGATTGTAAAGTAGTATTAATCACTGCAAGTTATGGCAAAACAAGTATCAAACATTACCTAGCTAGTATTACTCAAAACTATTTTAAAATTCATTATGCTAAAGGTAGTATCAACACTCTTTTAGGGCTTATTAAAGATATTAATGAAAACCTAGACCTAAATACAAATTTATTAATAATAGAAGCAGGTGCTAGAAAAAAGGGTGATATAGAAGAAATCACAAAATTAGTCCGCCCTCATTATGTGATAATAGGTCAAATTGGCACAGCTCATTTAGAATATTTTAAAAACATAGAAAATACTAAAGAAGTTAAAAAAGAAGCCCTAAAAAGCACTAGATTAGAATTAGCAATCACTCATAGTAGTGTAGGTGAGAGCTTTAGCTATGATAGTGCTTTAAGTGAGATAAAAGCTAGTTTAGATGGGCTTAGTTTTAAATGCAATGATGAAAAGTATTTTGCTAATTTATTAGGTAGTTTTAATGCTAGTAATTTATGTGCTTGTATTTACCTAGCTAAGGCTTTAGGTTTAAATTACGAGCAAATTAGCAAAGAAATAGCTAATTTAAAAGCTACAGAACATAGATTACAAATCATCTCTCGTGAGCCAAAATTTATAATTGATGATGGATTTAATGGTAATTATGATGGTATGAGTGATAGTTATAGAATAATTAAAGATTATAACTTAGGTAAAAAAGTCTTAGTTAGTCCAGGGATAATTGAAGCAAGTGAAGAGTTAAACAAAAAACTATGCGAAGTAATTAATGAATGTTTTGACTTAGCAATTATTACAAGTGAGACTAATGCTAGAATATATGATGAGAATTTAAAAATTAAAAAAATCATTCTAAAAGATAAAGCAAAATTAATTGAAACTTTAGCTAATGAAACTAAAGAAAAGGATTTAATAATATTCTCAAACGATGCTCATAATTTTATTTAA